One region of Micromonospora ureilytica genomic DNA includes:
- a CDS encoding lipopolysaccharide biosynthesis protein produces the protein MRAPDGRFERPEQPDLAAVGTGRAVQTVEPPAPDAPAPPSSRRGRRLLSWIATAALSRAVSALVPLVLLPVTLSYLGADLYGLWAAVLAVTGMVAFADLGVGLGLMTRLAPCRVSGDSDTARRYVSSAYAAVCGIALPTCGLLWLLGGFVPWPLLFNATGTAARDARLVALVCLTAFLLNIPLSLVARVQYAYQQVAVSNVWQAAASALSLPLALGAVFADLPPIAVIASIAIAPLLVNIANTVWTFGWRLPQLAPRPRFVDGRGIRDLFALGGLFFMVTLLMVLADNADPLIIAHLLGLASVTAYAVPAKLFTQLGALVTLVNQPLWPMHGEALARGDLAWVRRTVRRMTVVSTLIALLPSTFLVLFGEQFFAAWLPIPIGNRSLLVGLACWWLVLAAISPRFMVQNAAGVVRPQLWGYLLYLPLSVVGKVLGVHWLGLSAAPFIAVGVYSLTVVPAAIYGYRRALTVRPT, from the coding sequence CGCCGGATGCCCCCGCTCCCCCGAGCTCGCGTCGGGGTCGGCGGCTGCTGTCCTGGATCGCCACCGCGGCGCTGAGCCGAGCGGTCAGCGCCCTCGTACCGCTCGTTCTCCTGCCGGTGACCCTCTCCTACCTCGGCGCCGATCTGTACGGTCTCTGGGCCGCTGTCCTCGCGGTCACCGGGATGGTCGCCTTCGCGGACCTGGGCGTCGGCCTCGGGCTCATGACCAGGCTCGCGCCGTGTCGGGTGAGCGGCGACTCGGACACCGCCCGGCGTTACGTCTCCAGCGCCTACGCGGCGGTCTGCGGCATCGCGCTGCCGACGTGTGGTCTGCTCTGGCTGCTCGGTGGGTTCGTCCCGTGGCCGCTGCTGTTCAACGCCACCGGAACTGCCGCGCGCGACGCCCGCCTCGTCGCCCTGGTCTGCCTGACCGCCTTCCTGCTCAACATCCCACTGTCGTTGGTCGCCCGGGTGCAGTACGCGTACCAGCAGGTGGCCGTCAGCAACGTCTGGCAGGCGGCGGCGAGCGCGCTCTCGCTCCCCCTCGCGCTCGGCGCGGTGTTCGCGGACCTTCCTCCGATCGCGGTCATCGCCAGCATCGCGATCGCCCCGTTGCTGGTCAACATCGCCAACACGGTGTGGACGTTCGGATGGCGCCTGCCGCAGCTCGCACCCCGTCCGAGATTCGTCGACGGCCGCGGAATACGCGACCTGTTCGCCCTCGGTGGCCTGTTCTTCATGGTGACGCTGCTGATGGTGCTGGCGGACAACGCCGACCCGTTGATCATCGCGCACCTCCTGGGCCTGGCCAGTGTGACCGCGTACGCGGTGCCGGCCAAACTGTTCACCCAGCTCGGCGCGCTCGTGACGTTGGTGAACCAGCCGCTGTGGCCGATGCACGGCGAGGCCCTGGCACGCGGGGACCTCGCCTGGGTCCGCCGGACCGTTCGCCGGATGACTGTCGTCTCCACCCTCATCGCGCTACTGCCGTCGACCTTCCTGGTGCTGTTCGGCGAGCAGTTCTTCGCCGCATGGCTGCCGATTCCGATCGGGAACCGCTCACTGCTGGTGGGCCTCGCCTGCTGGTGGCTCGTGCTGGCGGCGATCTCTCCGCGGTTCATGGTGCAGAACGCGGCAGGCGTCGTACGCCCCCAGCTGTGGGGTTATCTGCTCTACCTACCGCTGTCCGTTGTCGGCAAGGTGCTCGGCGTGCACTGGCTGGGACTGTCCGCCGCGCCGTTCATCGCGGTCGGCGTCTACAGCCTGACGGTCGTCCCGGCTGCCATCTACGGCTATCGGCGGGCGCTCACCGTGCGGCCCACCTGA
- a CDS encoding glycosyltransferase, whose protein sequence is MLSQEEFPRVLVVSHTPFSRISGTAMTLSNLFSGWPKDRLGQVHTGNITPSTEVCENYFHFPPRDHYLPVQYYAMRMLGWNGRTPLQQSRPIAAVHAAAESRPAMAKAYAQLRATADLSPIRVPATLTRWMRDFRPDVVYSMLGSVRLTRITALAARTCGVPVVPHFTDDWPATLYGNGELLGRANRAVQEAIARLIRLAPLGMVISEPMAQEYARRYGIPFSPFVNCVDETYFAAVRDETDQRPTTELAYVGALHLNRWKSLRDIGASLDRLAEDGLSVRLTIHAPERDLAQYGKHFAHLGRVRLGPSLASDEVPAALRAADVLVHIESFDEEIRRYTRYSVSTKIPQYLASGRPILGYGPAEVASMAHIRTANAGVIVGTNDTAALAGDLTRLCRDRALRSRLARNGTDFARQEHAKDSVAARFAATLRSAADGESVRQLT, encoded by the coding sequence ATGTTGTCGCAGGAGGAATTTCCCCGGGTGCTGGTGGTGAGCCACACGCCCTTCAGTCGGATCAGCGGCACCGCCATGACGCTGTCGAACCTCTTCTCCGGCTGGCCGAAAGACCGCCTCGGGCAGGTGCACACCGGCAACATCACGCCGTCGACCGAGGTGTGTGAGAACTACTTCCACTTCCCGCCGCGGGACCATTACCTGCCCGTCCAGTACTACGCCATGCGGATGCTGGGTTGGAACGGGCGGACGCCGCTGCAACAGAGCCGGCCGATCGCCGCCGTGCACGCCGCCGCGGAGAGCCGTCCCGCGATGGCCAAGGCGTACGCGCAGCTACGCGCGACCGCCGATCTCAGCCCCATCCGTGTGCCCGCGACGCTCACCAGGTGGATGCGAGACTTCCGTCCCGACGTCGTCTACTCGATGCTCGGCAGTGTGCGGCTGACGAGGATCACCGCTCTCGCGGCGCGCACGTGCGGCGTCCCGGTCGTGCCGCACTTCACCGACGACTGGCCGGCGACGTTGTACGGCAACGGCGAACTCCTCGGGCGGGCCAACCGAGCAGTTCAGGAGGCCATCGCCCGGCTCATCCGCCTGGCTCCGCTCGGCATGGTCATCAGTGAGCCGATGGCCCAGGAGTACGCCCGACGGTACGGCATTCCGTTCAGCCCCTTCGTGAACTGCGTCGACGAGACCTACTTCGCCGCCGTTCGGGACGAGACGGATCAGCGACCGACGACGGAACTGGCCTATGTCGGCGCCCTGCACCTGAACCGTTGGAAATCGCTACGTGACATCGGCGCGAGCCTGGACAGGTTGGCCGAGGACGGCCTGTCGGTCCGGCTGACCATCCACGCCCCCGAGCGGGACCTCGCCCAGTACGGCAAACACTTCGCCCATCTGGGGCGGGTGCGGCTCGGGCCGTCACTCGCCAGCGACGAGGTGCCCGCGGCGCTGCGGGCCGCGGATGTCCTGGTGCACATCGAGTCCTTCGACGAGGAGATCCGGCGCTACACCCGCTACTCGGTGTCGACCAAGATTCCCCAGTACCTCGCCTCGGGCCGTCCCATTCTCGGCTACGGTCCCGCCGAGGTGGCGTCGATGGCGCACATCCGCACGGCGAACGCCGGGGTGATCGTCGGTACGAACGACACGGCGGCGCTGGCCGGCGACCTCACGAGGCTCTGCCGTGACCGGGCGCTTCGCAGCAGGCTCGCCCGTAACGGGACCGACTTCGCGCGCCAGGAGCACGCGAAGGACAGCGTGGCGGCACGGTTCGCCGCCACGCTCCGCTCGGCGGCGGACGGCGAATCCGTCCGGCAACTGACCTAG
- a CDS encoding glycosyltransferase: MRRSGWVACVGPFLFPWGEAGSRRVYGLVASLAAAGYDVVVAGGAAEPDTVTPLPGVDGPGSISYVGLAEKPPPEAGPLASSIQTLVRWGQRTVRWLDAQPTRPSHVLVHGGQAQYMFHLQRWCRRHDVPLIVDVVDWFNGHHVRGGYLGPLHASMKLALRHYYPRCDGVIAISSYLETHYRRSGKPLLRVPPTLDVKSLTVDARQTAAGSSGLTLAYAGNPHGNKKDLLGTVIEAVSRVQREGASVELRIYGPTPDEARRLFADRPLPDGVRCLGRLPQAEVANALQGADFTVLIRRPERAADAGFSTKFCESLASGTPVIANLTSDMGRYLRPNLEGLVCRDHTVAEVTEAVRAAARLSDAQRTVMRQAARSQALESFDYRAYAEPIGRFFRNWG, encoded by the coding sequence ATGAGACGGTCGGGTTGGGTCGCCTGCGTGGGCCCGTTCCTCTTCCCGTGGGGCGAGGCGGGGTCACGACGGGTCTACGGCCTGGTGGCGTCGTTGGCCGCCGCCGGCTACGACGTGGTGGTCGCCGGCGGCGCTGCCGAGCCAGACACCGTCACCCCGCTGCCGGGCGTCGACGGACCGGGTTCGATCTCGTACGTCGGCCTCGCGGAGAAGCCGCCGCCGGAGGCCGGGCCGCTCGCCAGTTCGATACAGACCCTGGTGCGCTGGGGGCAACGGACGGTCCGGTGGCTCGACGCCCAGCCGACCAGGCCCTCGCACGTTCTGGTGCACGGTGGTCAGGCCCAGTACATGTTCCACCTTCAGCGGTGGTGCCGTCGCCACGACGTGCCGTTGATCGTCGACGTCGTCGACTGGTTCAACGGGCACCACGTGCGCGGCGGTTACCTCGGCCCGCTGCACGCCAGCATGAAGCTCGCTCTGCGCCACTACTACCCGCGGTGCGACGGCGTCATCGCGATCAGTTCCTACCTGGAAACCCACTACCGTCGAAGCGGCAAGCCACTCCTGCGCGTGCCGCCCACCCTCGACGTCAAGAGCCTGACCGTGGACGCCCGGCAGACGGCGGCGGGCTCGTCCGGGCTCACGCTCGCGTACGCCGGCAATCCCCACGGGAACAAGAAGGACCTCCTGGGCACCGTCATCGAGGCGGTGAGCCGCGTCCAGCGCGAAGGCGCGAGCGTCGAGTTGCGCATCTACGGGCCGACCCCGGACGAGGCACGCCGGCTCTTCGCCGACCGGCCGTTGCCCGACGGTGTGCGGTGCCTGGGTCGCCTACCGCAGGCCGAGGTGGCGAACGCCCTACAGGGGGCGGATTTCACAGTCCTCATTCGGCGCCCGGAGCGGGCGGCCGACGCGGGCTTCTCGACGAAGTTCTGCGAGAGCCTGGCCAGTGGTACGCCGGTGATCGCCAACCTGACCAGCGACATGGGAAGGTATCTGCGCCCCAACCTTGAGGGGTTGGTCTGCCGGGACCACACGGTGGCCGAGGTCACCGAGGCGGTTCGCGCCGCCGCCCGGTTGAGCGACGCGCAGCGCACAGTGATGCGCCAGGCCGCGCGCAGCCAGGCGCTCGAGTCGTTCGACTATCGGGCCTACGCCGAGCCGATTGGCAGGTTCTTCCGGAACTGGGGCTGA
- a CDS encoding heparinase II/III domain-containing protein → MVKNALRGIAADLRALGGSAPLRAAYEASKRTGFHAVLFRAETRRHHPAAPVALTNLLPLGDEARQRCLDDAGRVLHDGLRVFGGRVTTGVSTPWCTDPLTGRQWPAGEPWWRIDIRSEARLSDVKHIWEAARHRDLVVLSRAARLDTDGPWQDGLNDLLRSWCDECPPEQGVNWYSSLELALRAIAWNQILTLVGERLPHDVASAMDRLLLASARHLMVELPYTVSSMRNNHMLGDALGLILLSRMYPTAPRARWWARTGERMFATQQRRHFGPDGRMIEDSVSYHRFVLEMLTVRMLLGGAPSSVRRDLRAASLHLARLGVFDGDVPQYGDWDEGRVLASSGDPLDVSGSTALGLALCGERLPARWYAEFDELAWYAPAPDTTVDEVTWSLPARSSATTSGGIAVVDRGPWRVWFKVDGGASHGHADLTSVWITHNGRWLIADPGTGTYNGPLEVRNGLRTSAAHPVRRPDGQDQLVPHRAFRWLHAGRGHLGPPLDLPDRTILFGWHDAYERGERPVRVGRAVVVADEYVAIVEFADPQAAVGSWSLTVPLHPDVAVRNDTLVAGESKLHLFGLDGHEAVRGRSAPFAGWHSRTYGRWEPATWITAESRDDTVVWGLGTVAGPRPEPDALDGLGFEVTWSDSGASLAVTHLASGTVHHVRAPR, encoded by the coding sequence ATGGTGAAGAACGCTCTTCGTGGGATCGCCGCGGACCTGCGCGCCCTGGGCGGCTCGGCGCCGCTGCGCGCGGCGTACGAGGCGTCCAAGCGCACCGGTTTCCACGCCGTCCTGTTCCGCGCCGAGACCCGCCGCCACCACCCGGCCGCACCGGTGGCGCTGACGAACCTGCTGCCGCTCGGCGACGAGGCGCGGCAGCGCTGCCTCGACGACGCCGGACGCGTGCTACACGACGGGCTACGGGTCTTCGGCGGCCGGGTGACCACGGGCGTGTCGACGCCGTGGTGCACCGACCCGCTGACCGGGCGGCAGTGGCCGGCCGGCGAGCCGTGGTGGCGCATCGACATCCGGTCCGAGGCACGGCTGTCGGACGTGAAGCACATCTGGGAGGCGGCACGCCACCGCGACCTGGTCGTCCTGTCCCGCGCCGCGCGACTCGACACCGACGGGCCCTGGCAGGACGGTCTCAACGACCTGCTGCGGTCCTGGTGCGACGAGTGCCCGCCGGAGCAGGGCGTGAACTGGTACTCAAGCCTCGAACTCGCCCTGCGCGCCATCGCCTGGAACCAGATCCTGACGCTGGTCGGCGAACGGCTTCCGCACGACGTGGCGAGCGCCATGGACCGGCTGCTGCTGGCCAGCGCCCGGCACCTGATGGTCGAGCTGCCCTACACGGTGAGCAGCATGCGCAACAACCACATGCTCGGCGACGCGCTGGGGCTGATCCTGCTCTCCCGGATGTACCCGACCGCTCCACGCGCCCGCTGGTGGGCGCGCACCGGCGAGAGGATGTTCGCGACCCAGCAACGCCGGCACTTCGGTCCCGACGGCCGCATGATCGAGGACTCGGTGTCGTACCACCGCTTCGTCCTCGAAATGCTCACCGTGCGGATGCTGCTCGGCGGCGCACCGTCGAGCGTCCGGCGTGACCTTCGCGCGGCCAGCCTGCACCTGGCCCGGCTCGGCGTGTTCGACGGGGACGTCCCGCAGTACGGCGACTGGGACGAGGGTCGGGTGCTCGCGTCCTCGGGTGACCCGCTCGACGTGTCCGGCTCGACCGCGCTCGGGCTCGCGCTGTGCGGTGAGCGACTCCCGGCCCGGTGGTACGCCGAATTCGACGAACTGGCGTGGTACGCGCCCGCGCCGGACACCACAGTGGACGAGGTCACCTGGAGCCTGCCGGCTCGGTCCTCGGCGACGACCTCCGGAGGCATCGCGGTGGTCGACCGGGGGCCGTGGCGGGTGTGGTTCAAGGTGGACGGCGGCGCCTCGCACGGCCACGCCGACCTGACCTCGGTCTGGATCACGCACAACGGCCGGTGGCTGATCGCCGACCCGGGCACGGGCACCTACAACGGGCCCCTGGAGGTCCGCAACGGGCTGCGCACCTCCGCCGCGCATCCGGTGCGCCGGCCGGACGGGCAGGACCAGCTCGTCCCCCATCGCGCGTTCCGCTGGCTGCACGCCGGACGTGGGCACCTCGGCCCGCCGCTCGACCTGCCGGATCGGACAATCCTCTTCGGTTGGCACGACGCGTACGAGCGCGGCGAGCGCCCCGTCCGGGTCGGCCGCGCCGTCGTGGTCGCCGACGAGTACGTGGCGATCGTCGAGTTCGCCGACCCGCAGGCCGCCGTCGGGTCCTGGTCGCTCACCGTTCCGTTGCACCCCGACGTGGCGGTGCGCAACGACACGCTCGTGGCGGGTGAGAGCAAACTCCACCTCTTCGGGCTGGACGGTCACGAGGCGGTGCGGGGGCGGTCGGCGCCGTTCGCGGGCTGGCACAGCCGCACGTACGGTCGCTGGGAGCCGGCGACGTGGATCACGGCCGAGAGCCGGGACGACACAGTCGTGTGGGGGCTCGGCACGGTAGCCGGACCGCGGCCCGAACCGGACGCCCTCGACGGCCTGGGATTCGAGGTGACCTGGAGCGACAGCGGGGCGTCCCTCGCCGTCACGCATCTCGCATCCGGGACGGTCCACCACGTGCGAGCGCCGCGATGA
- a CDS encoding glycosyltransferase family 4 protein, protein MTHRRVLVLNHFAVPPGYPGGTRHVELFSRLPGWTYVILAGRRNMITGALQRPEPGFHLVAVTPYRGNGLGRVLNWVSYAVTATVAGLRQPRPDVVYASSPHLLAGLSGCVVAALRRTPFVLEVRDLWPRVLVEMGTLSETSVANRALERLERFLYRRADRIVIMAPGVRAAIEATGVAPDRIAFIPNAADPDDFTPSVGRDELRRRYGFIRRTAVYAGAHGPANGLDLLLAAAEAVPEIDVVLVGSGVEKSRLRAKALGIGNVRFLDPVPKTEIPDLLHAADVGLHVLADVELFRAGVSPNKVFDYMAAGLPILTNSPGIVGDLVMGAAAGYVTPPGNLGHGLTQMVQASPDGLTKMGAAGRCWIREHQSRTAMAHALTHLLAPLVDGAGDVPR, encoded by the coding sequence ATGACACACCGCAGGGTCCTGGTGCTCAACCACTTCGCCGTCCCCCCGGGCTATCCGGGCGGCACCCGGCACGTCGAGCTGTTCAGCCGGCTGCCCGGCTGGACGTACGTGATCCTCGCCGGTCGCCGCAACATGATCACCGGGGCGCTGCAACGTCCGGAGCCGGGGTTTCATCTGGTCGCCGTGACGCCCTACCGGGGCAACGGCCTGGGTCGGGTGCTGAACTGGGTGAGCTACGCGGTGACGGCCACGGTGGCCGGTCTACGCCAGCCTCGCCCCGACGTGGTCTACGCGTCCTCGCCGCATCTGCTGGCCGGCCTTTCCGGCTGCGTCGTGGCGGCACTGCGGCGCACGCCGTTCGTCCTGGAGGTTCGGGACCTGTGGCCACGCGTGCTCGTCGAGATGGGCACGTTGTCGGAGACGTCGGTGGCGAACCGTGCGCTGGAGCGCCTGGAACGGTTCCTGTACCGGCGCGCCGACCGGATCGTGATCATGGCGCCGGGCGTACGGGCGGCCATCGAGGCCACGGGCGTGGCACCGGACCGGATCGCCTTCATTCCCAACGCGGCCGACCCCGACGACTTCACACCGAGCGTGGGGCGCGACGAGCTGCGCCGCCGGTACGGCTTCATCCGCCGCACCGCCGTCTACGCGGGGGCGCACGGCCCGGCCAACGGGCTCGACCTGCTTCTGGCCGCCGCCGAAGCGGTGCCCGAGATCGACGTCGTGTTGGTGGGCTCGGGTGTCGAGAAGTCGCGCCTGCGGGCGAAGGCGCTCGGCATCGGCAACGTGCGGTTCCTCGACCCGGTTCCCAAGACCGAGATCCCCGACCTGCTGCACGCCGCGGACGTCGGCCTGCATGTGCTCGCCGACGTCGAACTGTTCCGGGCCGGCGTCAGCCCGAACAAGGTGTTCGACTACATGGCGGCCGGGTTGCCGATCCTGACCAACAGCCCGGGGATCGTCGGTGACCTCGTCATGGGCGCGGCCGCCGGGTACGTGACCCCGCCGGGCAACCTCGGCCACGGTCTCACCCAGATGGTGCAGGCGAGCCCGGACGGGTTGACGAAGATGGGTGCGGCCGGCCGGTGTTGGATCCGTGAGCACCAGTCCCGCACGGCGATGGCCCACGCGCTCACACACCTTCTCGCCCCGCTGGTCGACGGCGCGGGTGACGTACCGCGCTGA